In Nostoc edaphicum CCNP1411, the sequence GGTCTGTATGTATTAAGGTTTTGAGTAACCATTCCAGACCTTTATCAGAAACAATTCGTCCAGCAAACAAAATTCTATGATTTTTATGAACTTCTAAACTTAGGGGTACGGTTGCTGTTTGCGGTACAGATATACCACAGTGTATTGTTACAGTTTGTTCAGGGGGTACACCATTTTTAATTAATTCTTGGCGCACATATTCGCTATTAGCCAGAAAAGTAATTTTTACCTTTTTTAATAAATCTAATAATTGATGAGTATTTTGAAGTTCTCTAAGAGTTCTTAAAGGCCTACGGCTACCACATTTATCTATTAACTTACCCCAGGTACATCCTAAGTAAGAGAAATTGCGATCGCAGATTGTCCGCTGCTCTGCTAAATACTTTGTGCCACTAGGACAGTAGAATGAGTGATTATGAACGCTGAAAACTGCGGGACATTCGCCTGTAAGCTGCAACAGCAAATCTGGGCTGTGAATGTGCAGCAGTTTAAACTGGCTTTGATCTACATTATCGAGTGATTTTATCACGCGATCGCTAACTTCGTGTGGTCGATGTTCAAATAGAGAAGCTAAATAAGTTTCAACACCTCCGCCCTCACCTACATCAAAATTGGAGCATTGATAAATCAGGTTTGGGTCAATTATTTTCTGGTACATATTTTCTGTTATTTTTTAGTATATTTAACCAAGTTTGATAATTGCTAAAAACTTATAGCGGTTCCCGACCTAGTCAGGTACGTTTTTAAAGCTATTAACCTTGGTGAGCAAGATTTGGATGTACCTCAGTTGCCTGGGAAACGCTATATCCCTCTTCTGTCACTCTCCGAAAACATTTGCCTTTTCTAAAATCTAGAGCTTTTGTATAACAAGCGATTGCGCGATTATTTTCTAATAACAAATACAAGTCCTATTTTTTTCTAATAGTATAGCTTGTATTGATTGCCTCATGAGGCTTCTAGCGATCACTTTCCCGGAAAGTGACAGAAGAGGGATATTATCAAAGATAATAAAGCTTTAGAATACTGTTTTTTGGCGAGAGGATGTCTGAAAAGTATTTTTGATAACATCTAAGCCTCGGAAACCTAACCCCCATAGCTACAAGGGAATAGGGGTTTCAAAGCCTCTCTCCGTTTCGGGGAGAGGTTTGGAGAGGGGTTCACAGTATACTTTGCGACTTTTCAGACATCCTCCGATACAATTTCACCCAATTACTGTTACAGATACATAGTTAGGGTCATACGGCTGTAGAAATATACAGCCGATTTATAGGTTACAAGTCTTTGGGTAATCGGATATTGCTTCTAATCCGATTGTCTTACTTCATACTGCATTTGATGATATTTCCAAAGCTTACCTTTTAGTTCCAAAAGTTCTTGATATTTACCTTGTTCTACTATCCGTCCCTGTTCTAAAACTACAACTTTATCTGCTTTAGAAATAGTAGAAAGACGGTGAGCGATCGCAATTACTGTTTTACCAACAGATAGCTTTTCTAATGAATCTTGAATTAAGCGCTCAGATAGTGAATCTAAGGCGCTAGTTGCTTCATCCAAAATCAAAATTTCGGGGTTCCTTAGCAAAGCTCGTGCAATAGCAATTCGCTGTCTTTGTCCTCCAGATAATCTAACACCCCGATCTCCCAATTGGGTGTTAAAACCTTCGGGCATTTCTAAAATAAATTCTAGTGCGTTTGCTAGTTTAGC encodes:
- a CDS encoding glycosyltransferase family 4 protein, which encodes MYQKIIDPNLIYQCSNFDVGEGGGVETYLASLFEHRPHEVSDRVIKSLDNVDQSQFKLLHIHSPDLLLQLTGECPAVFSVHNHSFYCPSGTKYLAEQRTICDRNFSYLGCTWGKLIDKCGSRRPLRTLRELQNTHQLLDLLKKVKITFLANSEYVRQELIKNGVPPEQTVTIHCGISVPQTATVPLSLEVHKNHRILFAGRIVSDKGLEWLLKTLIHTDPKIQLDIAGEGWERPRLEKLAKTLGLNDRITWHGWCDRDKINQLYQQCFAVVFPSVWPEPAGLVTLEAYSRCRPVIGSAVGGIPEHLRDGETGILVPGNDIQKLADAIHELYRDYQKSRYMGEQGHALLMKEFTMAAHVNNLRTIYAKTIAEFPSRAKKLYSIPQAK